The following DNA comes from Fibrobacter sp. UWH6.
TATGAACCTTGCTCGTGGAATTTTCGCAATAGCCCTGCTGAACCACCGCCCAGTCGCCTTCATCGGTCACAATGAAATTATGCTGGTAAAGCTGGAACCCATCCTGTACGGCAGTGTTGTCCACCTTGGCGCAGAGGCAGGTCTGCTACACCAGTACGTTTGGGCATTTCTCATAGGTACTCAAATTTAAAACGGCTTGTCAAACTCAAAAGGGCATTGAGCTTGCCTTGAACACCTATATGGTGAATACTGTTGTATAGTAAAACTTTAATTTTTTGTATAGAAGCTATAAAAAGCGTGAATTTTGTGTAAAAAGATTAATTTTGTATAATTTTTTTATTGACGAGGTAAAATAACGAAGTTAATTTATCGTCATGCTGAAATCCATAATTGAATACGAGGACTACCGTCAGTACATGCAGGACTTCTACGAAGACCGCAAAAGGACCGGCGCTTTCACCTGGCGGGAATTTGCCAAGCGGGCTGGTTTCAGTTCGCCGAATTTCATCAAGCTGGTGTGCGAAGGTAAGAGCGGTCTTTCTCCCCTCAGTGTGGAGCGTGTGGCATCCGTCATGGGTTTCGTAGGGATTGAACGTGTGTACTTCCGTTCCCTGGTGATGTTCAGCCAAGCCAAGAAGGATTCCGATAAAAAGAATGCCTACAAGGAAATGTGCGATATCGCTGGAGCCCATAGGGTGCGCCTGCTGGAAGGGGAGGCTTACGCATTTTATGAATCCTGGAAAAATGCCGTGATCCGGGAACTGGCTCCCATGATGCCAGGGGCGAAGCCTTTGGAAATGGCCAAAATGTGCATACCGTCCATCACAGCCGCCGAGGTTAGCGAGACTTTGAGTTTCCTGGTTAAAGCGGGGTTCTTGGAGAAGGATGGGGAAGGTTTTCGCCAGACCAACAAGTCTGTGGCAGCATCGGCTGCGGCCCTACCTATGCTGGTGCGCTCCATGCATAAGCAAATGAGTGACTTTGCCAAGGAGTCCATGGACAAGGTCTCTGTTGAAGAACGCAATATTTCGGGTGTCACCGTGGGTATCGACCGAGAGGACTACGAAAAAATTGTTGGTGAAATAGAGGAATTGCGGAGAAAGGTGGTGGCCATTGCCACCGAGAAGAATTCTGCTGAACAGGTCTATCATTTGAACCTGCAGTTTTTTCCGCTGACCCGCAATACAATAGGAGGTGAAAAATGAAGAAGTATATCTATGGCGCTCTGTTGTCTATGCTCTGTGCCTGTTCCAGCGAAAAAGTGGCGGGTGGATCCGCCGAACTTCCAAATGCCGATAAGTATTCCTTTGTGGAGATGGATGATGCTGAAAAGGAGTATTTTGAAGGAGACGCGGATTCGTTCCCCTGCATTAGGCATGATGGTCCGGAATACGAAGTCCTTTATAATTTTGTAAGTCGCGTGGGTTCTTGTGAGGTCCGCAATTTTAGCGATGGGGAGTATAAGGAAGTTCTCCAGGTTGAAATTCACGGGCAGGGTTATAGTGACAAGTCTATGCAACTTGTGAAAAAGGATAAGAACTGGTTTGTTGTGGAGCGAATCTACGAATTGGAATCTGGAGGCTCTTTGGACACGACCTCGGGATATCATGAGGAATTCGGCAAGGATTGCGAAACCAGGCATGGTCAATTCCATGAACAGGAACATGCCTGCATTTTGAAGCTGGACGTGATAGATACGGCCGCTGTATGGAACGCCTATCGCAAGCAGTATGTGGATGGATGTCGTTCGTTCCAGGAGAGTTACGAAGCGGGTATGGATACCCTGGTGGGTGTGTATGGTTTTAGTTTGGGCGATTTGAAGGTGTGCTTTGTTGGAAGTCCGGCTGACGTGTTTCCCCATAAGCGACTGGAGTTTATTGAAGTTCCTGGTCTCAACAACTATTGGCTGGACTACCATAACGCCGGTATAGGTCGAGGCGAGTTGCAGTTTTCCGTATCCGTAAACTTTCTGTATACAGAGAATGAAGAATTTGTGAATGATGTGAAAAATCCGGAATTGGTCTACCTCGGTGTCAGTGTATACGAGACCATGGAGTTGTTCGAGGATCATTGCCAGCGGGATAGTCTTTTCTTCCAGGAAAAATGCGAAGGGATTGGTGGCGAGATGGTGTCTGAAGGGGATTGCTCTGTAGCCAGGGCAACTGAAACTTTCGCCAAATCCGAAGACTTCTTCATGAATTATGAGTGTGCGGGTGTGGTGCCTGTAGCAAAGGCGGAAAAGATTCTTAATAATCTGGCCCAGGAATTTGCAGGAGTTTGCCGGGAGGAGCTGAAGAGGTTCAACATGGAGGATTATCCCGAAGGAATAATGCTTGATTCGTTGAACAGCTTCAATTTTGCAGAATATTTGACGAAGTAGCATTGCGCTTCATTGAATCTGCGGGATCACTTTCCTCGAAAAGATTGTATTTTCAGGGGAGTGAGTCTTCGCAATAGAGCTGCGTTATGAGATTTGTCAGTGGAATCAGTCTATTTATCTTGTCTTTCGCTACGTCAGTTCTTGCCGACGTGGTGTTCTCCGTGGATTTTGAAAATCGTGCTGTCGGCCTGTACACCAATAAGATGGCCCAGGAGGACTTCCCTAAAAAGGCGGGCGTATCCAGTTGGTATGCCATGGAGCAGAATGGGGGCCAGAATGCAAAGATTGTGCAGGACGATGAAGAGCACGGGATGGTTCTGCAGCTGAAGTACCCAAAGGGTTGCGTAGGGCCCAATGACGAGGGCGAGCGCCCCGCCTGCGCCGGGCAGGTGAAGCAGCCGCTCAACGTTTCTGCAGAAGAAATGTGGGTGGCGTACGATATTCAGTTCGAGCCTGGTTTTGAATTTGTGAAAGGTGGAAAGCTGCCGGGACTTTGTGGCGGTGAATGTTATACTGGCGGAAATCGCCCCTCTGTAGGTGACGGCTGGAGCGCCCGCATCATGTGGCGTGCAAATGGAGCTGTGGTGCAGTATCTGTACTTTGTGGATCAGGCGAGTACCTATGGCGATGACGCCAAATGGAACCTGGGTGAAACTGCGGAACAAAAACATTTTGTGCCGGGTAAATGGCACCGTGTGGTGACCCGCGTGGTTATGAATTCTGTTTCCACCGAAGGCACGGGCGACAAGAACGGTATTGTGCAAAGCTGGTTCGACGGAGAACTTGCTTTAGATTTGGATACCTTGCGTTTGCGTGATTTCCAGGACCAGAAAATAGACGAGTTCTATCTCTCTACATTCCATGGCGGAGACGATGACACCTGGGCGCCCTCCACAGATGTGTTCGTGCGTTACGATAACTTCGTGGTCTCCACGGATTCTATCAATGTGAAATCTGTGAAGCCTGGTTCTTCTGACGAAGGCACTTCGGCGATTAAGCCTGCTTTCCCCAGCAGCCGTAGCGGCAAGCGTAGCAGTCTGCGTCCAAGCGAAAATTCCAAATTTTTCAAGAACGACAAAGACTTTAACGCCATCGGGCAGCAATTATAAATTTCTAAATTTGCGGCCATGCCTAATGCCCTAATTTTTGACTTGGATGGAACCCTCTGGGATACAGTCGCTCCCTTGACTCTCATATGGAATCAGGTGTTCCAGAAGAACGGTACGGGCAAGGTGATTTCTGAAGATGACCTTCGAAATGTGATGGGCAAGAACCTTCAGGAAATAGGTCGCATCTATTTCCCTGACATGGCAGAAGAACGTCGCGCCGATATTTTCAGCCAGTGCGCGGTGGCTCATTGCGCTTACTTAAAGGAACATGGCGCCCCGCTATTTTTTGAAAAGAAGTTCATGGAACAGCTTGCTGAAAAATATGAACTGTTCATCGTCAGCAATTGCCCCTGCGGGTACATCGAAGCTTTTCTGGAATCCTGCCATTTGCAGAAGTACTTCAAGGACTTTGAAATGTCTGGACGCACTGGCAAAAGCAAGGGCGAAAACATCAAGGCTATCTGTGAACGAAATGGGCTGAGTTCCGCGCGAAACCTTCAGGAAAAATTTGCGCAAACTTGCGTCTACATCGGCGACACTCTCGGCGATGAAACTGCTGCAAATTTTGCGGGAATTCCCTTTATCCACGCAGCTTACGGTTTCGGCACTGCCAACAACCCTGCCGCCGTTCTCCATAACTTTAACGAACTGCCGGGAGTTTTGGAAAAACTTTTCTAGAATTTACAAATCTTTAACAAAGTAACCCTTGCCAATTTTTATATAAAAGCTATTGTTCATCCCGAGCGTTACGAAAAGTCTCCTGAACACCTGATAAAAAATCAGGTGTTTTTTTGTTTTGTAAAAAAAAATTTCAAAAAAAAGGAGATACTATGCCCAGAAAAAATCCAAATAATCTGCCACAGACTTACACTACCTGGATTTCTGAACTTAAGAAGCGTTATGCCCAGTCGCAAATCAAGGCTTCCATTGCTGTTAACGGCGAGTTGATTGGCTTTTACTACAGCTTGGGTCGCGACATTCAGCAGAAAAAATTCCAGAATACCTATGGCAGCGGGTTCTATAAAAAACTCAGCGATGATTTACGCCGTGAAATCCCGAATGCCAAGGGTTTTTCGCCGACGACTCTGAAATACGCCGTGTATTTCTACGATTTGTACAAGGATTATGTAGAAGGACAAAATCGTCAGCAACTTGCTGACGATTTGAACAACCGAATTCGTCCACAACTTGTGGACGATTTGAAGAAAATCCCTTGGGGACATCATCGCTTTATTATTGATTCTTGTAAAAATTCCCCTAAAAAGGCTCTTTTCTTCGTAAAAAAGACCATTGAAAACAGTTGGTCCCGTTCCGTATTGCTCACGTTTCTTGATACAGACCTGTATGAGCGTGAAGGTAGAGCCGTTACTAACTTCACAACGACTTTGCCCAAGGAGCAGGGGGACTTGGCTCGTGAATTGACTCGGGACCCGTATTGCTTTGACTTTGTGGAAGTTCGTAGCGATTTTGAGGAACGGGAATTGAAAGACGCTCTGCTCAAGAATATTGAAATGTTCCTGATGGAACTTGGACGCGGTTTTGCCTACATGGGGCGAGAATATCGTTTGCAGGTCGGTGAAACGGAACAATTTCTTGATATGCTTTTTTACAACACCAAGTTGCACTGCTATGTGGTTGTTGAAGTGAAAACAGGGAAGTTTGAACCTGCGTACATTGGACAGCTTAGCACTTACGTGGTGGCCGTGAATCATTTGTTGAAAAGCGCAGAAGACAAGCCTACGCTTGGTATTTTGGTGTGCAAGGACAAGGACGAAGTTCTTGCGCAGTATTCCTTGGAGGGCTCGGTCAATCCCATCGCCATCTCAGAATTTGAATTGTTGAAAATTTACCCGAAGGATTTCAAGAGTTGCCTGCCCTCTATCAAGGAACTGGAAGATCAGTTAGGTGGATAAATTTTATTCCCCGTACTTGCTCCAGTCAAAATCAACCTTATTTTTTGCGTTGTATTTGACGATGATTTCTAGGGCGGTATAGGGCTTCAGAGAAAATGTATCAAAGGCTTTTGTTGCGTTTTCGGTAGATGCGCCTAGGCGAAGCCTCAGCCCAAATACATGACCTAGTTCAAAATAGCTTAGAGTTCCGCCAAAATCTAGACCTACAGACGTTTGATCGACGGGCCAATCTTTTTCGTTGGAATCAATATTTATGATTCTGCTGATATTTACGGTGGGACCGATGTATGCGTCGGCTTCCCAATACTTTGTATTGAGATAGCGGTAGTGAAGATCTAGACCGATGACGAAGCTGTCGTAGATATAGTCGTTTGTATTTTCGGAAATTTGCTCAGGACGTTTTTTTAACTCCTTATCGGGGAAAATTTGCATAAGGAACTCGGCACCAAATTGCTTATACCCACCGCCTATGAACATAGATACGCCTATTCCGGGGTCGATATATGAAGATAGACCTCCAAGGGGGAAATCAAGTGCAGGCCCTATGCCAAAGGAAAAATAACCGCCATATTCTTCTCGATTCCAGTAACGCTTCACCAGGTAATGTCTTAAATCTTGATTGGGGATTTTGTCCAAATTCTCTTCTATAAGAACTGCCATTTTTTCTTTTTGATTTTCTGATGAACGCTTTTTGAAAGCGTATTCATTCAACGCGATTATACGGCTAAAGTCATCTTCAATTTTTAGGATGTCATTGTAGGCACCATCGCTATCTAACCAGGAATAAATTTCTGGTATTGAGATTGCTCTACTCGCTACTCCTTGGAGGCTTCTATGAGATTCCCTGTACTTTAAGGTATCGTAGGGAGTCAATCGGATTCCGTTTCCAGAAAGAAGATTCAACCACTTGTAATCTTCATCGGTAAGGGCTGAGCCAAAGATGGGGTAGGTGGAATCTGCTGCATTGATGATTTTATCCATAGCTTTGGAAATTTCGCTGAAGCGTTTTTCCCGGATAAGGTGTCCGATTTCTTGATGCAATTTTGGAATGGGATTTCTCGGGATGCGGAAGGAATATTTGTATGGAAGAACCTTGAGTTGGTTGGGGTCTAATTCCTCGGGCTGATTAGTTGAAACCTGCTGAGAAAATCCGTCTCCAAAAAATACTCTCTTTGAATTTCGTGGTATATGAATCAGGCTTTTAAGTAAATCGACGGAATTTTCTATCCCGTTTTTTGCAGGGACGTAGTAGGGGGTGGTGATGACGGGCAGGTAAAGGTAAACCGTTGTATCGGCTTCCTTCCATGAACGAGAATTGGTGTCGTAGGAATAGGTGGCTTTTATACCAACTTTGATTAGTTGGGTTAATACCTCGCGTGAGTCACGGATAAATCTTAAATCAGAAAATGAATGCAGTTGGTCTAAGGTAGCCCTCCGTTCTAGAACACTTTGAGTGGAATCTAGCCAGTTGTCCCATGCGGTGAATTGCTCCGCTATTTCGTTGTCCACATTGCTTACGACAATCGACCGGTTTGATCGCCAATCTGGGTCGTCAAAAATGCATAGGACTGGGTTGTCGTCCCAACGGGAAGAATAGGCGTTCCACTTGCTGGAGTGTGCTACCACTTCTATGTGATTGACAACCCCGATGACCGGAGTGAATTTGTTTTTGGGGTGATCCAGTTTTTCTTGAACGGTGGGCAAGCTTTTGAATATGCTTGGAACCAGGGAATCAATGACGTCTTCTTGATTTGGTTCAGGTTTGCAATCTCCAAAACAGCAGAAACCGATGGTTGATAAGTCATTTTCAAGTAGGTTGCGTGCAATCCCGCTGACGCACAATAACAATATTGCATATAAAATCCTCATAGGTCCTCCCAACTTGAACATAATCTACAAATGCTCCCCTAGCATCTTTTCCATCCAGATCATGTTGTACCATTGCCCGAATTTGTAGGCGCAATCGTGGAAGGTTCCTACTAGAGTGTAGCCTAGCTTTTCGTGAAATTTCTGGCTGCTGTTATCTAGGCGGGTGCTGCCTGGTTTGGGGCTTGCGATGCAGGCGCATGTGTTCAGGAATCCACGGGATTTCAATTCTCGTTCCAGTTCAGTGTACAGGGCTCGGCCGTAGCCTTTCCCATGTTCGCCAAGCTTTACGTAGATGGATGTTTCTACGCTGCGATTGTAGGCGGCTCGTCCCTTGAAAACTCCCGCGTAGCAATAGCCAAGAATTTCTGTGCTGTTCTCGTCGGAACCCGTGGCGGCTCCTGCTCGTTCTATTACCAGGTAGGGGTACTTTTCCAGCGTTCCCCCAATCCTTGCTGCAAATTCTTCTACGGTGGGGGCGTCATACTCGAAGGTAATGGCGGTGTCTTCTACGTAGGGTTTGTAGATGGCCTGTAGCGCGGCGGCGTCTTCGATTCTTGCGGAACGGATCTTGATCATGGTGACCAGGAAATCTAACAAAAAGCAACTTAACAGGAAAAATTTTTAAATGTAAATTTGCACCTATGAAATGTTTCTTCGTTAGCGATTTGCATATTGATTTTTACGCGCCCCTAACACGGACAGTATCTTTACTGCATCGCTATTTTCAGGAATTTTTCGACAGGAATTTTTTGCCGGCGGATGTTTGCTGTATCGCAGGGGACATTGCCAACAATTATTTTACCTACGTCGAATTTCTGAAGTTTATCGCGACGAAGTACAGCCGGGTTTTTGTATGCCTGGGAAATCACGATGTCATTTGTGAACGTGAGGGCGTTTTCGGTTCGGATCGAGATTTCCCTACGTCCGAAAGTAAGATTACCTTTTACCTGGAAGAGGCTGCGAAAATTCCAAACCTTCACCTGCTGGAAAATTTGACGGTAGATGTTTTTGCCGGGTGCATGGGCATGTGCGATTTTACCTACAAGCATGTTCCCGATGCTTCTGTAGAAGAGTATAAGATGATCTGGTCTACCCGCTGGTTTGACGGTCGCCATTGGAATTACAAAGGCAATGATACGGAGGCCCTCTGGAATCATTATGCGGGAATTATGGACAGTTTGACGGCTGCCCGCCCGAAGGTGATGATGAGTCATTTTTTGCCCATGGAATTCGGCATGGCCGAAATGTATCTGAAGGATCCGCTGTCGACCTACTTCTATTTTCAAGGTGAAAAATTCTTGAGTAATCTGGATGATGGTTCCATCTGGCAGGCGGGACACACCCATTCCGCCATCAAGAAGGTAGTTCGGGACAGCCTCGGAAAAAATCATTTGCTGCTTTGCAATCCTGTTGGCTACCCTGATGAAGAACCGTATCGCGAAAACAATTTGCATAGGGAAGATTTCCTGTTGGATATTTAGGCATCCGGTTTTTTATGTTTAACGTACCCTCGATGCATCAAATTATTTCCTGGTTTGGCTGGGGCCACGAGGCGGGTGCCGTCGCCGCAGTCAGCTTTATGGTGGCGGTTGCCATTATCTTTGTGCCGGTTGTTGCTGGTTTTGCCCTATATGCCTTGGAGCGTCTCCAGATAAAATTGCTCGGAATGATCAGCGTGAATTTTGCGTATGCCTTTGTGAATTTCGTGACCTTCCCGGGGACTTTTATTCATGAGACGTCGCACTTGATTTTGGCGGTCGTTACTGGGGCCAAGGTGACGGATGTATGCATGTTCGAAAACAAGGATGGTTGCCTAGGGCATGTGAGTTATTGTGCCCGGGGGCCGTTCCCCATGCAGATGGTTCAGCATGCCTTGATTGCGGTGGCTCCTACTGTGGTAGGATTTACCGTTGGCTATTTCCTTTTGCAGTATATCATAAAAACGCCCCACACTTGGTGGGGCTATATAGGGCTTTGGTATCTGTTTGTTTCGCTGGTAGATCATTCTACCATGAGTGACGCGGACCTAAAAAATTATTTCCGGGGCGTGTGGATTTTTATCGTGCCGCTGGCCGGAATTTTATTCGCCTGCGAAATGATTACTTGATGTTTTTTCCGTCGGAGAAGGCGTTGCCAACCTTTTCGCCGATGGCATAGTAACCATGTCCTGCCGTATCGTAGCAGATGGGGTTCAGTTTTTTGATGTCGATTTTTTCTTCGGCGTCGAGGATGGATTCGTCGGCGGTAACGTTCACCACTTCGCCTAAAAGCAGTTCCGGTTCTTCGGCGTAGCTTACCATCTTGCATTCCAGGGTGAGGGGCAGTTCTGCAATGAGGGGCGCGTCGACGTTCTTGCTCTTGACGGCGGTAAGTCCGGATTTTTCAAACTTGTCTGCCACTTTGTGGCCGGAGTTAAGTCCAAGGAAATCAATTTCCTTGATGTTTTCGGCGGTGGCCATGCTAACAGTAAAGCACTTGCGTGCCTTGATGTTGTCCATGGTCTTATGGCTGTTGGCTACGTAGATGGCGACCTGGTTCATGTCGCTGACGGAACCCCATGCAGCCACCATGGCGTTGGGCGTACCGTCTTCGTTGTAGGTTCCGATAACCAATACGGGCTGGGGATAAAGATAGGGTTTGGCACCAAGATTTTTACGCATAGAAATTTCCTCTTTCCATTGAAAATAATAAAAAGATTTTCAATTACAACAAAAAAAGCCTGCATTTCTGCAGACTTTCATGATGGGAGAAAATTTCACTAGAAGTTAACGAATAGGCCTAGGTCAACAGCGAACCCGTCGGTGGTAGAGAAGCTGCCGAAGGGGTTCTGCAGGAACTGCTTTGTGAATGCAAGTTCTGCGGCAACACGGCCATATTCAAAACGGGAGCCAAGGTTGACTGTGGTCGTGTTGGCGAATGTGGTTCTGCTGGTTGCGACAAAATCAGCCAGTTCGTACTTTTCGTAGGAGAATACGTTCCAGTCAAGATTTGCGCCGCCGAAAATCATCATATGCTGATTCAATGCGACTTCGCCAAAAATGTTAGGTGTGACGAATGCGCTGAATCTTGTATGGCTATCCATGATGTTTTCGATTTCATCGTAGATGGCGAAGGGGAATCGGGTGTTGACGCCAAGATAGATGCGGGCATCTTCAGCCTTGAGGACAGCTGCGCCAATGTTGAATGTAGGCTTGAACTCGATTCGTGAAGAGGTATCGGAGACGGAGCTCTTGGTAATGACGTGATTCTTTTCGCCCTTGATGACTTCTTCCACGGTGACCTTGGTGTCGGTGGTAAAGCTATGGCGCAAACCTTCCACTCCGAAAGTCCAGAAGACTTCTTCACCGGAGTAAGAAAGGGCTAGCTTTCCGGTAGCGTCCCAGATGTTCTGTTCCCATTTATTGAAGGGGTCTGCGCTGTATCCTTCGGATTCGGGTTTTACGTAGTGGCCGCTTGCGACGATGTCGAAGGAACCGACCTGCAACGAGGCTGTTGCGCCGATGCTGGAGCCGCCATAGGTGATTTTTTCATTTTGTTCGGTAATGGGATATTCTGCATCGTTCCACTGTTTGCCGAAGGATCCGTCAACGGAAACGCCGAACTTCTGGAATGCCACACCGGCGGTGAGTAATCCCATGCTCTGGGAATTGTCGAAGGCGAGGAAGTATGTGGTGGTATTTCCGAAGGCCAGTGCAGCCCTTTCGTTGGTGGGTTCAAGGTACAGTCCCTTGATTCCGTACATCTTGCGGGGTGCGGCTATATTTCCGCCGATGGTTGCGGCTGCGGCTTCGTTACCTACAGCATTATAAATGTTGGCATGCAAGACATCCAGGGGGCCCTTGGTGGGCTTTTCTGCGGTTTGTGCAGGTTCCTGAATGGGAGCGGTGGAATCCTGGGGGACTGCCACGGAATCGCTGGTGGTTGCGGTGTCGGCTACAGCGACCTGCTCTGGGGTGGTTTCGGCTGCGGGTACATTTTCTGCAGTTTCGCGAGCAGTTTCGCGAGCAGTTTCGTCAGCGGCTTCTGCGGGGGTTGTCTCATTTGCGGCAGGGGCAGTCTCGTTTGTTGCGGGAGTGGAGGCTTCTGCCGTGGCCGTTTCTTCGGCACTCTTTTCAGGGTTTACGGCAGCGGTTTCTTCTGCCTTGACCTCTTCTGCGGGGGCTGCTTCTGCTGCAGCGGGGGCTTCG
Coding sequences within:
- a CDS encoding YhcG family protein, with protein sequence MPRKNPNNLPQTYTTWISELKKRYAQSQIKASIAVNGELIGFYYSLGRDIQQKKFQNTYGSGFYKKLSDDLRREIPNAKGFSPTTLKYAVYFYDLYKDYVEGQNRQQLADDLNNRIRPQLVDDLKKIPWGHHRFIIDSCKNSPKKALFFVKKTIENSWSRSVLLTFLDTDLYEREGRAVTNFTTTLPKEQGDLARELTRDPYCFDFVEVRSDFEERELKDALLKNIEMFLMELGRGFAYMGREYRLQVGETEQFLDMLFYNTKLHCYVVVEVKTGKFEPAYIGQLSTYVVAVNHLLKSAEDKPTLGILVCKDKDEVLAQYSLEGSVNPIAISEFELLKIYPKDFKSCLPSIKELEDQLGG
- a CDS encoding TIGR02147 family protein, yielding MLKSIIEYEDYRQYMQDFYEDRKRTGAFTWREFAKRAGFSSPNFIKLVCEGKSGLSPLSVERVASVMGFVGIERVYFRSLVMFSQAKKDSDKKNAYKEMCDIAGAHRVRLLEGEAYAFYESWKNAVIRELAPMMPGAKPLEMAKMCIPSITAAEVSETLSFLVKAGFLEKDGEGFRQTNKSVAASAAALPMLVRSMHKQMSDFAKESMDKVSVEERNISGVTVGIDREDYEKIVGEIEELRRKVVAIATEKNSAEQVYHLNLQFFPLTRNTIGGEK
- a CDS encoding flavin reductase family protein, which codes for MRKNLGAKPYLYPQPVLVIGTYNEDGTPNAMVAAWGSVSDMNQVAIYVANSHKTMDNIKARKCFTVSMATAENIKEIDFLGLNSGHKVADKFEKSGLTAVKSKNVDAPLIAELPLTLECKMVSYAEEPELLLGEVVNVTADESILDAEEKIDIKKLNPICYDTAGHGYYAIGEKVGNAFSDGKNIK
- a CDS encoding HAD family hydrolase, encoding MPNALIFDLDGTLWDTVAPLTLIWNQVFQKNGTGKVISEDDLRNVMGKNLQEIGRIYFPDMAEERRADIFSQCAVAHCAYLKEHGAPLFFEKKFMEQLAEKYELFIVSNCPCGYIEAFLESCHLQKYFKDFEMSGRTGKSKGENIKAICERNGLSSARNLQEKFAQTCVYIGDTLGDETAANFAGIPFIHAAYGFGTANNPAAVLHNFNELPGVLEKLF
- a CDS encoding GNAT family N-acetyltransferase, whose translation is MLDFLVTMIKIRSARIEDAAALQAIYKPYVEDTAITFEYDAPTVEEFAARIGGTLEKYPYLVIERAGAATGSDENSTEILGYCYAGVFKGRAAYNRSVETSIYVKLGEHGKGYGRALYTELERELKSRGFLNTCACIASPKPGSTRLDNSSQKFHEKLGYTLVGTFHDCAYKFGQWYNMIWMEKMLGEHL
- a CDS encoding polysaccharide lyase — its product is MRFVSGISLFILSFATSVLADVVFSVDFENRAVGLYTNKMAQEDFPKKAGVSSWYAMEQNGGQNAKIVQDDEEHGMVLQLKYPKGCVGPNDEGERPACAGQVKQPLNVSAEEMWVAYDIQFEPGFEFVKGGKLPGLCGGECYTGGNRPSVGDGWSARIMWRANGAVVQYLYFVDQASTYGDDAKWNLGETAEQKHFVPGKWHRVVTRVVMNSVSTEGTGDKNGIVQSWFDGELALDLDTLRLRDFQDQKIDEFYLSTFHGGDDDTWAPSTDVFVRYDNFVVSTDSINVKSVKPGSSDEGTSAIKPAFPSSRSGKRSSLRPSENSKFFKNDKDFNAIGQQL
- a CDS encoding metallophosphoesterase, which encodes MKCFFVSDLHIDFYAPLTRTVSLLHRYFQEFFDRNFLPADVCCIAGDIANNYFTYVEFLKFIATKYSRVFVCLGNHDVICEREGVFGSDRDFPTSESKITFYLEEAAKIPNLHLLENLTVDVFAGCMGMCDFTYKHVPDASVEEYKMIWSTRWFDGRHWNYKGNDTEALWNHYAGIMDSLTAARPKVMMSHFLPMEFGMAEMYLKDPLSTYFYFQGEKFLSNLDDGSIWQAGHTHSAIKKVVRDSLGKNHLLLCNPVGYPDEEPYRENNLHREDFLLDI